A window from Podospora bellae-mahoneyi strain CBS 112042 chromosome 1 map unlocalized CBS112042p_1, whole genome shotgun sequence encodes these proteins:
- a CDS encoding uncharacterized protein (EggNog:ENOG503P2AC; COG:S) translates to MKIQQYSGKALEIQASRGFSGLESTLQHFINARSQGHTQLTELFNNEFGNLNTKIASESTHTRQHVSQLSTRLQEESALLAKRDDLQRLLASLKYPSMNERRNNVTDSYITTFEWVFRTSANAETSDDSSSEGSGLDDVGSDGTSQYGSDIESVHEDSSDEEEVSRTCEVYIDIVRQLGSSKAKSKEVYTDWSTKELRETLLHVLASSCVPALIFLDGLDQVDPSDGSFALLQLVNDICTLPNMKVCASSRPEVIFNRQLSIRPSFRVQDLTRRDIKSFAKEQRRSCTAAKFERSDSFRDLIGEIAYRADGVFLWAALTVKSLQRGLVHEDSPDELQRRLDALPDGLNALYQDKWNRHNEDNQVYREEAARYLNLLLNHDEYGVAFGGCFGPDGVPLPYS, encoded by the exons ATGAAGATTCAACAGTACTCAGGGAAGGCTCTTGAGATCCAGGCTAGTCGAGGCTTTTCTGGTCTGGAGAGTACTTTGCAGCACTTCATCAACGCTCGCTCGCAAGGCCACACGCAGTTAACAGAGCTGTTCAACAACGAGTTCGGtaacctcaacaccaaaatAGCTAGCGAgtccacacacacacgccaACATGTTTCCCAGCTTTCTACGCGACTGCAAGAAGAATCAGCTCTTCTCGCCAAACGTGACGACCTGCAACGGCTTTTAGCAAGCTTGAAGTACCCAAGCATGAACGAACGACGGAACAATGTCACCGATAGCTACATCACAACGTTTGAGTGGGTGTTTAGAACATCAGCCAATGCAGAAACATCCGACGACAGTTCTTCTGAAGGCTCTGGGCTTGACGATGTTGGATCTGACGGAACTAGCCAGTATGGAAGCGACATTGAGAGCGTACATGAGGATTCGagtgacgaagaagaagtgtCG CGAACGTGTGAAGTCTACATTGATATCGTCCGGCAGCTTGGCTCCAGCAAAGCAAAGTCAAAGGAGGTTTACACTGATTGGTCAACAAAGGAGTTGCGGGAAACACTTCTTCATGTTCTCGCAAGCTCGTGCGTACCGGCCCTCATATTCCTCGATGGCCTCGACCAAGTCGATCCTTCCGACGGATCTTTTGCACTCTTGCAACTTGTCAATGATATATGCACGCTTCCAAACATGAAGGTTTGCGCATCGAGTCGCCCGGAGGTAATCTTCAATCGGCAACTAAGTATAAGACCGTCGTTTCGAGTCCAGGACCTCACAAGACGCGACATTAAAAGCTTTGCCAAGGAGCAGCGGCGATCTTGCACAGCTGCCAAGTTTGAGCGTTCAGATTCATTCCGTGATTTGATCGGCGAGATTGCCTACAGGGCAGATGGCGTTTTCTTATGGGCGGCGCTGACCGTGAAAAGTCTTCAAAGGGGTTTAGTTCATGAGGATTCACCGGATGAGCTTCAACGACGACTGGACGCTTTACCCGACGGCCTGAACGCACTGTACCAGGATAAGTGGAACCGGCACAATGAAGATAACCAGGTGTATCGCGAAGAGGCCGCGAGgtacctcaacctccttctcaatcacGATGAGTACGGTGTTGCGTTTGGAGGGTGCTTTGGACCGGACGGGGTGCCACTGCCATATTCCTAG
- a CDS encoding uncharacterized protein (EggNog:ENOG503P9E2), with product MATQNNPNFQAIKDAITESIRKAYLAWTQNNLLQKINSPPAKLPAADALTKIQSLPANFTNLQAIMAFTDALNNNSVPIPLFQSTTTQYLVVVKAGALSLSVPPIIVSSLHQTDVEVDNRTKVHPFFCSLTHPSSTTLPKYVYPVGQLYHKPSTGDELAETNYAVVIDVLGQDHGIWLVWNRRGFSAEADDEVVTDPAKEKSLFIGLDATKNFEAVQVAGKLSEWKLGADGASVLTLGEFEGNARRAKVEGEIVVGVAKVEELGRVLPGAGVVDWGSGGPRPEA from the exons ATGGCAACCCAAAACAATCCCAACTTTCAGGCCATCAAAGATGCAATCACGGAATCCATCCGGAAAG CCTACCTCGCCTGGACCCaaaacaacctccttcaAAAGATCAATTCCCCACCAGCTAAACTGCCCGCCGCTGATGCCTTGACAAAGATCCAGTCCCTGCCAgccaacttcaccaacctccaagCCATCATGGCCTTCACCGATGCCCTGAACAATAACTCAGTCCCTATCCCCTTATTCcagtcaacaacaactcaATACCTCGTCGTGGTCAAAGCAGGCGCTTTATCCCTCTCCGTACCCCCCATCATTGTCAGTTCCCTGCACCAAACCGATGTAGAAGTAGACAACAGAACCAAAGTCCATCCATTCTTTTGCTCCTTGACCCATCCCTCGTCTACCACTCTCCCAAAGTACGTCTACCCTGTTGGGCAACTATACCACAAACCGTCCACGGGAGATGAATTAGCCGAGACGAACTACGCTGTGGTGATTGATGTTCTCGGTCAGGATCATGGGATTTGGTTGGTTTGGAACAGGAGGGGCTTTAGTGCCGaggctgatgacgaggtgGTTACTGATCCCGCGAAGGAAAAGTCTTTGTTTATTGGGCTAGATGCGACTAAGAACTTTGAGGCTGTTCAGGTTGCGGGAAAGCTTTCTGAGTGGAAATTGGGGGCTGACGGGGCGAGTGTTTTGACTTTGGGGGAGTTTGAAGGGAACGCAAGGAGGGCaaaggtggaaggggagatcGTGGTTGGTGTGGCtaaggtggaggagttggggagagTGTTACctggggctggggtggttgatTGGGGGTCTGGAGGGCCGAGGCCGGAAGCGTAG
- a CDS encoding uncharacterized protein (EggNog:ENOG503PHEG) produces MAVFREHPRIYNQRAPNPGRCKTTDQKNQPFIFQDTWQCAQDAIRNIWLLYQDFLNIVSAAQIGHGAGGVHLDDAVDLVRLGYWLVLGPMGEVARERRYRLGGGFPTTADLNFLDFLWGISATIETIERRIFNVPNAEQLPHNAQHRGILTDINQWTNSDEDTSQNISALGFLELLLRIVADTSPNLAAFRNSLNNLLTCRPRNHVYQQRGLPRVMFVCAGANNGTHVITTSKDNWFHFTSLWAAANYARAQRQTLPPIVLLGGGGQPAFNVVGRSDAVYQEFYDAEEDVARILSDNAAEIIRSGTITLWQNQAARFANHANERCLPMTVPDFAVKARCLRCQALFRYNVNHADAPGLVGAEADWRGNRRLGVAVLCNKDWDCAETLAHFYCVAANAAGVGGVH; encoded by the exons ATGGCTGTCTTCAGAGAGCACCCGCGCATTTACAACCAAAGAGCCCCCAACCCGGGCCGCTGCAAGACGACAGATCAGAAAAACCAGCCGTTTATTTTCCAGGACACTTGGCAATGTGCGCAAGATGCCATTCGAAACATTTGGCTTCTGTATCAAGACTTTCTCAACATCGTGTCTGCTGCTCAGATAGGTCACGGGGCCGGTGGAGTGCATCTTGATGATGCCGTAGATCTTGTTCGGCTTGGCTACTGGCTTGTACTCGGTCCGATGGGGGAAGTAGCTCGGGAACGTCGGTATCGCCTTGGGGGCGGCTTCCCCACCACGGCTGACCTGAACTTCCTTGACTTTCTCTGGGGAATTTCCGCTACGATTGAGACTATCGAGAGGAGAATTTTCAACGTTCCTAATGCCGAACAACTTCCACATAACGCCCAACACCGAGGGATTCTCACCGACATTAATCAATGGACTAATTCGGATGAGGATACTTCTCAAAACATCAGTGCTCTGGGGTTTCTAGAATTGCTATTACGTATTGTCGCTGATACATCGCCAAATTTGG CCGCCTTTCGCAACTCGTTGAACAACCTCCTGACATGTCGCCCACGCAACCATGTATACCAACAGCGCGGCCTCCCTCGGGTCATGTTCGTTTGTGCCGGTGCCAACAACGGCACCCACGTCATCACCACTTCCAAAGACAACTGGTTCCACTTCACATCTCTCTGGGCGGCGGCCAATTATGCTCGTGCTCAGCGTCAAACCTTGCCGCCGATCGTCCTgctcggcgggggtggaCAGCCGGCATTCAATGTCGTCGGACGATCTGATGCCGTGTATCAAGAGTTCTACGACGCAGAAGAGGATGTCGCTCGGATTCTGTCGGACAATGCCGCCGAGATTATTAGATCAGGCACCATTACACTCTGGCAGAATCAAGCGGCGCGTTTTGCGAACCATGCCAATGAGAGGTGCTTGCCTATGACGGTTCCAGATTTTGCGGTCAAGGCGAGGTGCTTGAGATGTCAGGCTTTGTTTCGTTACAATGTCAATCATGCTGATGCGCCGGGGCTTGTGGGTGCGGAAGCTGACTGGAGGGGCAATCGACGATTGGGGGTGGCAGTACTGTGTAACAAGGATTGGGACTGTGCGGAGACGTTGGCACATTTCTATTGTGTTGCTGCGAATGCGGCTGGTGTAGGGGGTGTTCATTAG